A part of Prevotella melaninogenica genomic DNA contains:
- a CDS encoding LexA family transcriptional regulator — MNKKVRLQALIDHYSEGKPSRFAKLIGVAPSTISTWLARDSFDYDLLFAKCEKISPEWLLTGKGNMLKGENTDKFSSPIVSYNSEVGQPYYDVDFLGGFSEIYNSQVSLPKHNIIVPGFDRAHLWCNVTGHSMEPQISHGDIIALRPCTIDDIQYGEMYAVVLDTIRTIKIIRRGSSKKFLRYVPINPNFDEQEFEVNRIVNVFEVIGSISKFF; from the coding sequence ATGAACAAAAAAGTTAGATTGCAGGCATTAATAGACCATTATAGCGAGGGAAAGCCTTCTCGCTTTGCCAAACTTATAGGTGTAGCACCGTCAACCATTAGTACGTGGCTTGCAAGAGATAGCTTTGATTATGATCTTCTTTTTGCAAAATGCGAAAAGATATCGCCAGAATGGCTTCTCACAGGTAAAGGTAATATGCTAAAAGGAGAGAATACAGACAAGTTTTCTTCCCCTATAGTCAGTTATAACTCAGAAGTAGGACAGCCTTATTATGATGTCGATTTTCTTGGAGGGTTCAGCGAAATATACAATTCGCAAGTATCATTACCTAAACACAACATCATTGTACCAGGCTTCGATAGAGCACATCTCTGGTGTAATGTTACAGGACATTCTATGGAACCACAAATTAGCCATGGAGATATAATAGCTCTGCGTCCATGCACAATTGACGATATTCAATATGGTGAGATGTATGCAGTAGTGCTTGATACAATCCGTACAATTAAGATTATTCGCCGTGGGTCTTCTAAAAAATTTCTTCGATATGTACCAATAAATCCCAATTTCGACGAGCAAGAGTTTGAAGTAAACCGTATCGTAAATGTATTTGAAGTTATTGGTAGTATCAGCAAATTCTTTTGA